The genomic segment ATGCCGCGGGTGTCCTTGCCATAGCTGCCGGCCTCACGACGGAAGGCGGGGCTGTAGCCGGCATAGTGCAGCGGCAGTTTGTCGGCGTCGATGATCTCGTCGGAGTGGTAGGCGGCCAGCGGGACCTCGGCGGTGCCGACCAGGTACAGGTCGTCGGCCTCCAGTCGGTAGACGTCGGCGGCGGCCTGGCCCAGGAAGCCGGTGCCCTCCATGGCCGACGGCTTGACCAGCGACGGCGGGATCATCGGGGTGAAGCCCCATTCCAGGGCCTTGGCCATGGCGAACTGGCTCAGCGCGAACTCCAGCTGCGCGCCGACGCCGGTGAGGAAGTAGAAGCGGCTGCCGGAGACCTTGGCGCCGCGCTCCATGTCGAGGGCGCCGAGCATCTCGCCCAGCTCCAGGTGGTCGCGGGGCTCGAATCCCTCCGCGGCGAAGTCACGCGGGGTGCCGATGGTCTCGACGATGGTGCCCTCGTCCTCACCGCCGGTGGGGACGCCGTCGATGACGAGGTTGCCGAGCTGCTTCATCAGCTCCTCGAACTTGACGCCGGCCTCATCCGCCGCGGCCTGGGCGGCCTTCACGTTGGCGGACAGCTCCTTGGTGCGGGCCAGAAGCTGCTGCTTCTCCTCGCCCTGGGCCTTTGCCACCTGCTTGCCGAGGTCCTTCTGCTCGGCACGCATGGTCTCGAAGGCCTGGATGTTGCCGCGACGGGCCTCGTCGGCGGCCAGCAGCTCGTCGACGACCTCACCAGAACCGCCGCGCGCAATCTCGCTGCGTCGGATGCGGTCAGGGTCGGTGCGCAGGAGCTTCGGATCGATCATGGGCACAGCCTACCCACCGTCGGCCCGCGAGGGCTCGCGGGTTCTGGGCCTCCGGACAGCGTGGCAGAATCGGCCCATGCCCAGCCCTCGGAGGATCGCGATCCGCGTGCGTCGCCACTTCGCGCCGCACGTGCTGGGCGCGGCACTGGCGCTCTTCGTGCTGTGGACCTGGCTGGCCCTGGGCACCAGCCTGCTGCAGCCGCTGGATGACCTGTCCCGCACGCACTACCTGGCAGCGGGTTCGGGCGCCGCGCAGATCTGGTCCGCCATCGCCGTCGTGACGCTGCCGGGCGTGCTGGCGACGGTCCTGGTCATTGTCGCCGGCTGGGCGTGGCGACGCCGGCTGCGCAACCTGACTGCGGCCCTGGTGCTGTCCGTGCTCTTCTCCTGGGGCGGCAACTTCCTGCTCAAGCACCTGTTCACCCGGCCACGGCCCAGTTCCCCGCTGGCCGACGTGATCACCCACTCCGGCTGGTCCTACCCCAGCGGCCACATGACGATGGCCACCACCGCGGCCCTGATGGTGATCGCCACCACGACCACCACCCGCCAGCCCTCAGACGTGCGTTACCTGGCGCGGGTGCTGGGTGGGCTTGGCGTCGCGCTGGTGGCCTGCGACCGCTTCGTGATGAATGCCCACTGGCCCACCGACATCGTGGCCGGCTTCCTGATGGGCCTGGTCTGCGCCAGCCTGGCGAGCATCGTGGCGCGGGTGCACATGCTGCCCATCCCCCGTCGACGGATCGACCAGCCGCAGCCCCGCACCTGCGCGATCGTGTGGAACCCGTCGAAGGTGATCGACCGCGCGAGTTTCCGCCGCACGGTGGAGTACGAGTTGGAGCACGGGGGCTGGGAGGACCCGCTGTGGATGCAGACCCGTCCCGATGACCCGGGCTACTCCATGACCCGCACCGCCATCGAGCGCGGAGTGGACCTGGTGCTGGTGGCCGGCGGCGACGGGACCGTGCGCATCGTGTGCTCCGAGCTGGCCGGCAGCGGCATCCCGCTGGGGATCATCCCCGCCGGCACCGGCAACCTGCTGGCCCGTAACCTGGACATCCCCCTGGACGAGGTGGCCGCCGCCCGTGTCGCATTCGGCGGCATCGCGAAGCCCATCGACCTGGTGAAGGTCACCATTGACGGCGACGACTCCACCGCGGAGCACTTCGCGGTGATGGCCGGCATCGGGATCGATGCCCGGATCATGGAGAACACCCGGCCGGAGCTGAAGAAGACCGTCGGGTCCGCCGCCTACTTCCTGGCCGCCGCGCAGGAGATCAATGCCGAACCGATGGACCTCACCTTCCAGGTGGACGGCCAGCCGCCCGAGCGTCGACGGGCGATGATGGCGGTCGTCGGCAATGTGGGCATCCTGCAGGGCGGGCTCCAGCTGATCCCCCGCGCGTCGGCCACCGACGGACTGCTGGACCTGTCCATCGCCTCCCCCCGCAACCACATCGACTGGGCCGCGATGGCCACCC from the Luteococcus japonicus genome contains:
- the serS gene encoding serine--tRNA ligase → MIDPKLLRTDPDRIRRSEIARGGSGEVVDELLAADEARRGNIQAFETMRAEQKDLGKQVAKAQGEEKQQLLARTKELSANVKAAQAAADEAGVKFEELMKQLGNLVIDGVPTGGEDEGTIVETIGTPRDFAAEGFEPRDHLELGEMLGALDMERGAKVSGSRFYFLTGVGAQLEFALSQFAMAKALEWGFTPMIPPSLVKPSAMEGTGFLGQAAADVYRLEADDLYLVGTAEVPLAAYHSDEIIDADKLPLHYAGYSPAFRREAGSYGKDTRGIFRVHWFDKWEMFVYCDPADAEAEHQKLLGFEKEFITALELPFQVLDVASGDLGLSAARKYDCYAWLPTQDRYREITSTSNCTEFQARRLNIRQRKDGEVSPLATLNGTLCAMTRMIIMLLENHQQADGSVYVPPALRPYMGGMEKMTPKA
- a CDS encoding diacylglycerol kinase family protein, whose amino-acid sequence is MPSPRRIAIRVRRHFAPHVLGAALALFVLWTWLALGTSLLQPLDDLSRTHYLAAGSGAAQIWSAIAVVTLPGVLATVLVIVAGWAWRRRLRNLTAALVLSVLFSWGGNFLLKHLFTRPRPSSPLADVITHSGWSYPSGHMTMATTAALMVIATTTTTRQPSDVRYLARVLGGLGVALVACDRFVMNAHWPTDIVAGFLMGLVCASLASIVARVHMLPIPRRRIDQPQPRTCAIVWNPSKVIDRASFRRTVEYELEHGGWEDPLWMQTRPDDPGYSMTRTAIERGVDLVLVAGGDGTVRIVCSELAGSGIPLGIIPAGTGNLLARNLDIPLDEVAAARVAFGGIAKPIDLVKVTIDGDDSTAEHFAVMAGIGIDARIMENTRPELKKTVGSAAYFLAAAQEINAEPMDLTFQVDGQPPERRRAMMAVVGNVGILQGGLQLIPRASATDGLLDLSIASPRNHIDWAAMATRVMALRSERVNRVDQIQAQRVRISVAEEMPYELDGDTAGRATVFEAEVVPQALLLMQP